Within Elizabethkingia sp. JS20170427COW, the genomic segment TTTGAGCAGCCAAAGCTTCAGCCCAATACATTGCTAAATAGAAGTGAGATCCTCTGTTGTCGATAGTTCCTAATTTTCTACCTGGAGATTTGTCGGTATCTAAGAATTTATCATTCGCTGTATCCAAAGCATCTGCCAACACCTGAGCTTTTGCGTTTCCTTGAGTTTGAGAAACGTGCTCTAATGAAGCTTGAAGTGCCAAGAATTCTCCTAAAGAATCCCAACGTAAGTAACCTTCTTCAATAAACTGCTCGATGTGTTTAGGTGCAGAACCTCCTGCTCCGGTTTCGAACAATCCACCTCCATTCATCAACGGAACGATAGATAACATCTTAGCAGAAGTACCTAGCTCTAGGATTGGGAACAAGTCGGTATTGTAATCTCTTAACACGTTTCCGGTAACAGAAATAGTATCTAAACCTTTTCTGATTCTTTCGATAGACACTTTACAAGCTTCAATTGGAGAAAGGATTTGGATATCTAAACCTGTAGTATCGTGTTCAGGTAAATAAAGATTTACCTTTTTGATGATTTCTCTATCGTGAGCACGGTTTTCATCTAACCAGAAAATCGCTGGAGTGTTGGATAGTCTTGCACGGTTTACTGCTAATTTCACCCAGTCTTTGATAGGAGCATCTTTGGTTTGGCACATTCTGAAGATATCACCTTCTTCAACCGCTTGTTCCATAAAGAGGTTTCCTTCAGCATCGGTTACACGGATTGTTCCTTCAGCTGCAGCTTGGAAGGTTTTATCATGAGAACCATATTCTTCAGCTTTTTGAGCCATAAGCCCTACGTTAGGTACAGAACCCATTGTGGTAGGATCGAAAGCTCCGTTTTTCTTACAATCTTCGATTACAGCAGTATAAATCCCTGCATAACATCTGTCTGGAATAATAGCAAAAGTATCTTGTTGTTTACCTTCTTTATTCCACATTTGTCCAGAAGTACGGATCATTGCAGGCATAGAAGCATCTACAATAACATCCGATGGAACGTGTAGGTTGGTAATTCCTTTATCTGAATTTACCATTGCAATTGCTGGTCCGTTAGCAATAGCCGCATCGATAGCCGCTTTTACTTCTGCTTCTTGAGCGTGACCTGCTATTTTATTATAAAGTTCACCTAAACCATTGTTGGGATTAACGCCTAACTCAGCGAATAAATCTGCAAATTGGGTGAACACTTCTTCAAAATAAACAGAAACAATAGCTCCGAAGATAATAGGGTCTGAAACCTTCATCATGGTAGCTTTTAGGTGAGCAGAGAATAATACACCTGCTGCTTTTGCTTCTTCTTTTGTTTTTTTAGCGAAAGCTTTTAAGGCTTTCAAATTCATCACTGAGCTGTCGATTACTTCACCTGCTTTTAGAGGAGCTAATCCTTTTAGTTCGGTAACTGTTCCATCTTTAGCAACAAATTCAATTTTGAATTGAGAAGCATTTTCTACTGTAACCGATTTTTCAGTACCGTAGAAATCTCCACTTTCCATGTGAGCTACTTTGGTTTTAGAATCTGCTGACCACGCTCCCATAGAATGGGGGTGTTTTCTAGCATAATTCTTCACCGCTTTTGGAGCTCTTCT encodes:
- a CDS encoding NADP-dependent isocitrate dehydrogenase, which gives rise to MSKTKIHYTLTDEAPMLATHSFLPIVEAFTKTADIEIELSDISLSGRVLANFPEFLKEDQKVADALAQLGALAQTPEANIIKLPNISASIPQLTATIKELQAKGFAVPDYPADPKNDAEKEIKAKYAKVLGSAVNPVLREGNSDRRAPKAVKNYARKHPHSMGAWSADSKTKVAHMESGDFYGTEKSVTVENASQFKIEFVAKDGTVTELKGLAPLKAGEVIDSSVMNLKALKAFAKKTKEEAKAAGVLFSAHLKATMMKVSDPIIFGAIVSVYFEEVFTQFADLFAELGVNPNNGLGELYNKIAGHAQEAEVKAAIDAAIANGPAIAMVNSDKGITNLHVPSDVIVDASMPAMIRTSGQMWNKEGKQQDTFAIIPDRCYAGIYTAVIEDCKKNGAFDPTTMGSVPNVGLMAQKAEEYGSHDKTFQAAAEGTIRVTDAEGNLFMEQAVEEGDIFRMCQTKDAPIKDWVKLAVNRARLSNTPAIFWLDENRAHDREIIKKVNLYLPEHDTTGLDIQILSPIEACKVSIERIRKGLDTISVTGNVLRDYNTDLFPILELGTSAKMLSIVPLMNGGGLFETGAGGSAPKHIEQFIEEGYLRWDSLGEFLALQASLEHVSQTQGNAKAQVLADALDTANDKFLDTDKSPGRKLGTIDNRGSHFYLAMYWAEALAAQTKDAELAAKFAPIAEAMKANEAKINEELIGSQGKPQDIGGYYKPVSEKTFAVMRPSETLNTIVNGI